A window from Ignavibacteriota bacterium encodes these proteins:
- a CDS encoding DUF4332 domain-containing protein, giving the protein MSYYLELYNISIDYYQNNLKTSDLLPSRNILKENIENIFKKIKDQKIQNLNELLNQLKDKKKLQNFSKQTGIAEEYLTILVREIKSIQPKPNNFIDFPNVSKNIVSKLEKHGIKNTLQLFDQVLTKKDRKELAIEIGINEIEILRLTKLTDLSRIRWVNHTFAYVLLEANYDTVEKVANADYRKLYDDVKNLNAERKIYKGNIGLHDMKLCVESAKNLSLDIKF; this is encoded by the coding sequence ATGAGTTATTACCTTGAACTATATAACATTAGCATCGATTACTATCAAAATAATTTAAAAACAAGTGATCTTTTACCTAGTCGGAATATCTTAAAAGAAAATATTGAAAATATATTTAAAAAAATAAAAGATCAGAAAATTCAGAATTTGAATGAACTATTAAATCAGTTAAAAGATAAAAAGAAACTTCAGAATTTTTCAAAACAAACTGGAATAGCAGAAGAGTACCTTACAATTCTAGTTAGAGAAATAAAAAGTATTCAACCCAAACCAAATAATTTTATTGATTTTCCAAATGTTTCAAAAAATATTGTATCGAAACTTGAAAAACATGGTATTAAAAATACTTTACAATTATTTGATCAAGTATTAACAAAAAAAGATAGAAAAGAATTAGCAATAGAAATAGGAATAAATGAAATAGAAATTTTACGACTTACAAAGTTAACAGACCTTTCAAGAATTAGGTGGGTCAACCATACATTTGCATATGTATTATTAGAAGCCAATTATGATACCGTTGAAAAAGTAGCAAATGCTGATTACCGTAAATTGTATGATGATGTAAAAAATCTTAATGCAGAAAGAAAAATATATAAAGGAAATATTGGCTTGCATGATATGAAACTTTGTGTTGAGTCTGCAAAAAATTTATCACTTGATATAAAATTTTAG
- a CDS encoding tyrosine-type recombinase/integrase, with amino-acid sequence MVNFEDILKRRGYKEKTVESYSFWIKDLNNFYHPQNLDTLKQEQIIEYLQHLKNVRHLSISSLKSAKYSIDLFFLWCLEKKLDFNNFKIGWVRRPVVKILNQSDIFAIVKNLETSFHKLAVSMIYAHGLELNELLNLKIKSVDLKNQVLEIPVARKKEIRKSVIPQKLISEITLFISNRDKNEYLFPGHSGKKLSESTLQKSFGRARKEANISEEFSIRSLKTAYIIHLKRLGIPIANIVENLKIASKHSREYYNSLDYRKIEVDFSPFDRDLSKIEELDDVINESYISEKRITELSLIISEKYDLTRLIELLRELNISYQNNSLMSIALITRAIIDQIPPIFGFDTFNQVENNYQSSKSFKKAMNHLNNSLRNVADSYLHITVRKRESIPTFQQVDFRSDLDLLLSEIIRIIK; translated from the coding sequence ATGGTAAATTTTGAAGACATACTAAAAAGAAGAGGTTACAAGGAGAAGACTGTTGAAAGTTATTCATTTTGGATAAAAGATTTGAATAATTTCTATCATCCACAAAACCTTGATACGCTTAAACAAGAACAAATTATAGAATATCTACAGCATTTAAAAAATGTAAGACATTTATCAATAAGTTCACTTAAATCAGCAAAATATTCTATTGATCTATTTTTTTTATGGTGTCTTGAGAAGAAACTTGATTTTAATAATTTCAAAATAGGTTGGGTAAGAAGACCAGTAGTAAAAATTCTTAATCAGTCAGATATATTTGCTATTGTTAAAAATCTTGAAACGAGTTTTCATAAACTTGCGGTTTCTATGATTTATGCTCATGGGCTTGAGCTTAATGAACTACTTAATTTAAAAATAAAATCAGTTGATTTGAAAAATCAAGTACTAGAGATTCCAGTTGCAAGGAAAAAAGAAATCAGAAAATCGGTTATCCCTCAGAAGTTAATATCAGAAATTACTTTATTCATTTCTAATAGAGACAAAAACGAATATTTATTTCCTGGACACAGTGGGAAGAAACTTTCTGAATCTACTTTGCAAAAGTCATTTGGAAGGGCAAGAAAAGAAGCAAACATTTCCGAAGAATTCTCAATCCGATCATTGAAGACTGCTTATATCATTCATTTGAAAAGATTGGGTATTCCAATTGCAAACATCGTGGAGAATTTAAAAATTGCAAGTAAACATTCTCGTGAATATTATAATAGCTTAGACTATAGGAAGATAGAAGTTGATTTTAGTCCTTTTGATAGAGATCTTTCCAAAATAGAAGAATTAGATGATGTTATAAATGAATCATATATTTCAGAAAAAAGAATAACTGAATTATCATTAATCATTAGTGAAAAATACGACTTAACAAGACTAATAGAATTATTACGTGAACTTAATATTTCTTATCAGAATAATTCACTTATGTCAATTGCTTTAATTACAAGGGCAATTATTGATCAAATCCCACCTATTTTTGGATTTGATACCTTTAATCAAGTTGAGAATAATTATCAAAGTTCTAAATCTTTTAAGAAAGCAATGAATCATTTAAATAACTCGTTACGGAATGTTGCAGATTCATATTTACATATTACAGTAAGAAAAAGGGAGTCAATTCCTACATTCCAGCAAGTAGATTTTAGATCAGACCTAGATTTACTTTTATCTGAAATAATAAGAATAATTAAATAA
- a CDS encoding LamG domain-containing protein produces MEPKNYLEYGNVVKSGLIAYYPFNADALDYSENKMHGIVKGVSSSIGRFGQPDGSLKFDGNDDFVEIPGFKYTSKNSGTLCFWLRKILEIKEYDESSIISNTDTTGKGYVISIHGFNSFWFEIKDQYFQSGGIWRTNQIPIEEYIFLAITFSDGTITKYSDGYPVEEIIYTPDDYIKFNNNQSLYIGKSLFSSRYKYFEGEIDDLLIYDRALNEEEVLQLYNWE; encoded by the coding sequence GTGGAACCAAAAAATTATTTGGAATATGGCAATGTTGTAAAAAGTGGACTTATTGCATATTATCCTTTTAATGCGGACGCTTTAGATTACAGTGAAAATAAAATGCATGGAATTGTAAAGGGAGTTTCTTCTTCTATAGGTAGGTTCGGGCAACCAGATGGATCACTAAAATTTGATGGAAATGATGATTTTGTTGAGATTCCAGGATTTAAATATACTAGCAAAAATAGTGGTACACTGTGTTTTTGGTTAAGAAAAATCTTAGAGATCAAAGAATATGATGAATCATCAATCATTTCTAATACAGATACTACAGGAAAAGGTTATGTGATCAGTATTCATGGTTTTAATAGTTTTTGGTTTGAAATAAAGGATCAATATTTTCAATCAGGAGGTATTTGGCGTACTAATCAAATTCCAATAGAAGAATATATTTTCCTTGCAATAACATTTTCTGATGGTACAATAACAAAATACTCAGATGGGTATCCTGTTGAGGAAATCATTTACACTCCAGATGATTATATAAAATTCAACAATAATCAATCATTGTATATTGGAAAAAGTTTATTTTCATCTCGATATAAATATTTTGAAGGAGAAATAGATGATTTATTGATATATGATAGAGCTCTTAATGAAGAAGAAGTATTACAACTTTATAATTGGGAATAG
- a CDS encoding methyl-accepting chemotaxis protein, translating to MYNKIKNLKVNQKISLIFSIFIFLVLFVGGVGIYNMSKIHNHLIGIAEGDLPSLDLIIQIDRDMQQALVAQRTMIFSNVESDAYKSLLKDYNENIAQINERWEEVKELGHHEISDEKIQEFENAKENWIKISQNIVDAITSYSPEGKTNAIELSFNEGSNSFEKARDFINEFTENLENVSKGDIELSEYSYNNAIILIAIGVGISIILSIIIGKLVQNLLGKPIVKASEMMNELKKGKLKHRLKLDSSDEIGVLSTSMNSFAITLEEITNKMYKIANGDFDIEIKHLSSEDEISPALHKTVETLQNLKGETDYLINSALEGKLKNRGNSSKFNGGYQEIVKGINDTLDAVILPIEEGAKVLKEMTEGDMTVRVDGQYKGDHQLIKNSINSLADSFNSLLVQLSEVIHATASASNQITSSAEEMAAGSEEQSSQTSEVATAMEQMAATIAETTRNVIKTNEAAKDSKDLALEGKNIIDSTINGMNKIENVVKQASDIILELGQSSTQIGQIIKVINEIADQTNLLALNAAIEAARAGDHGRGFAVVADEVKKLAERTTVATNEIAGMITKIQQDSNNAVIAIKKGNDEVSKGMAEVVNAGESMRNIVTSSDKVLEISSQVATTSEEQSSTVEQISKSIELINSVSQESSAGIQQVANATNDLNVLAEQLQTIVGKFRLDNTSNSSSFSKTHSINKKGLLVNS from the coding sequence ATGTATAATAAAATTAAAAATTTAAAGGTTAATCAAAAAATATCACTCATATTTTCAATTTTTATTTTTCTTGTATTATTCGTTGGTGGGGTAGGAATTTATAATATGAGTAAAATCCATAACCACTTAATAGGAATTGCAGAAGGAGATTTGCCAAGTTTGGATTTAATAATCCAAATTGATAGAGATATGCAACAGGCTTTAGTTGCCCAAAGAACAATGATTTTTTCAAATGTTGAAAGCGATGCATATAAAAGTTTATTAAAAGATTACAATGAAAATATTGCTCAGATAAATGAAAGATGGGAAGAAGTAAAAGAATTGGGGCATCATGAAATTAGTGATGAAAAAATCCAAGAATTTGAAAATGCAAAAGAAAACTGGATTAAAATTTCTCAAAACATAGTTGATGCAATAACTTCATATTCACCAGAAGGAAAAACAAATGCAATAGAGTTATCTTTTAATGAAGGTTCTAATTCATTTGAAAAAGCAAGGGATTTTATAAATGAATTCACTGAAAATTTAGAAAATGTTTCCAAAGGTGATATAGAATTAAGCGAATACTCTTACAATAATGCAATTATTCTAATTGCTATAGGAGTTGGAATTAGTATAATTTTATCAATTATAATTGGAAAATTAGTTCAAAATTTACTTGGGAAACCAATAGTAAAAGCTTCTGAAATGATGAATGAACTTAAAAAAGGAAAATTAAAACATAGACTTAAATTAGATTCCTCTGATGAAATTGGAGTTTTGAGCACATCAATGAATTCATTTGCAATAACACTTGAAGAAATTACTAATAAAATGTACAAAATTGCAAATGGTGATTTTGACATTGAAATTAAGCACTTAAGTTCAGAAGATGAAATTAGTCCGGCGCTTCATAAAACAGTTGAAACATTACAAAATCTTAAGGGAGAAACGGATTATTTAATAAATAGCGCATTAGAAGGAAAACTAAAAAACAGAGGAAACAGTTCAAAATTTAATGGCGGATATCAAGAAATTGTAAAAGGAATTAATGATACATTAGATGCGGTTATACTTCCAATTGAAGAAGGAGCAAAAGTTCTAAAGGAAATGACCGAAGGTGATATGACAGTTCGTGTTGATGGCCAATATAAAGGTGATCATCAATTAATTAAAAATAGTATAAATTCTTTAGCTGATTCTTTTAATTCTTTACTTGTGCAGCTTTCAGAAGTTATTCATGCAACAGCTAGTGCATCAAATCAAATAACTTCAAGTGCAGAAGAAATGGCTGCAGGTTCCGAAGAACAAAGTTCACAAACAAGCGAAGTTGCAACTGCAATGGAACAAATGGCAGCAACAATTGCAGAAACTACAAGAAATGTTATCAAAACAAACGAAGCTGCAAAAGATTCAAAAGATCTTGCGTTGGAAGGAAAAAATATTATTGATTCCACAATTAATGGTATGAATAAAATTGAAAATGTTGTAAAACAAGCTTCTGATATTATTCTAGAATTAGGACAAAGCAGCACGCAAATTGGTCAAATTATTAAAGTAATTAATGAAATTGCAGACCAAACAAATTTATTGGCACTTAATGCAGCCATTGAAGCGGCGAGGGCAGGAGATCATGGACGTGGTTTTGCGGTTGTTGCCGATGAGGTTAAAAAATTAGCTGAACGAACAACTGTTGCAACAAATGAAATTGCCGGAATGATTACAAAAATTCAGCAGGATAGCAATAATGCGGTTATTGCTATCAAAAAAGGAAATGATGAAGTTTCAAAAGGAATGGCAGAAGTTGTTAACGCTGGTGAATCGATGAGAAATATTGTAACTTCTTCTGATAAAGTTCTCGAAATATCATCGCAAGTTGCAACAACAAGCGAAGAACAGTCTTCAACTGTTGAGCAAATTAGTAAAAGTATTGAACTTATTAATTCGGTTTCTCAGGAATCTTCAGCTGGAATTCAACAAGTTGCCAATGCCACAAATGATTTAAATGTTCTTGCAGAACAACTTCAAACAATAGTGGGAAAATTCAGATTGGATAACACTTCAAACTCATCAAGTTTTAGTAAAACGCACAGCATAAATAAAAAAGGATTATTGGTTAATTCGTAA
- a CDS encoding TlpA family protein disulfide reductase — protein sequence MKNNLAFLFILILLNSCANNKKSNEILITGKLLDKGIEEVKLNLYPTDIAINNIEYFAKVEKDSTFLFKISSDVSLYGNIHIGNFYHKIFLSPNDDLFITNEQDTISYSGQGSEKNNFLYQVVEENGLYHYSRILQKNDTTKHPIILAKEEQIKFVKIIEENKNKYKLSSEFVNFLKLNDLSSYEGFLMYYKLFSNKKNDKVEDSLEINKEFERIKFVNKFIDDKKLSTPEYFYNMRNFVYAKTNIFMKKSELKYQSDLQNTVQIIFFDSLIGKSKSYAIADWLINDFNFNIYDTIIYDRFKKEIKDSLALKVVKKSYDKYVLKQQLINKPLNEEFNKTELEDDKGNLILFEDMIKKYKGKLVYLDIWSLGCGPCIANMPRSKELKEKLKNYPIEFVYLTTDNKFDTLWQEVYKVSLTNENHYRLVKGFDSRILKFLNINWVPNYMLIDKDNKLISFNALGPHDAKCEEEIRKYLN from the coding sequence ATGAAAAATAATTTGGCGTTTCTTTTTATTCTTATTCTTCTTAATTCATGTGCAAATAATAAAAAATCAAATGAAATATTAATAACTGGTAAATTATTGGATAAAGGTATTGAAGAAGTTAAATTAAACTTATATCCGACTGATATTGCAATTAATAATATTGAATATTTTGCCAAAGTTGAAAAAGATTCAACGTTCTTGTTTAAAATCTCATCTGATGTAAGTCTATATGGAAATATTCATATAGGTAATTTTTATCACAAAATATTTCTATCGCCAAATGATGATTTGTTTATTACAAATGAACAAGATACTATCAGCTATTCCGGACAAGGTTCAGAGAAAAATAATTTTCTTTACCAAGTAGTTGAAGAAAATGGATTATACCACTATTCAAGAATTTTACAAAAGAACGATACAACAAAACATCCAATAATTTTAGCTAAAGAAGAACAAATAAAGTTTGTTAAAATAATAGAAGAAAATAAAAACAAATATAAACTAAGTTCTGAATTTGTAAATTTTCTTAAACTAAACGATTTATCTTCATATGAAGGATTTTTAATGTATTACAAACTATTTAGTAATAAAAAAAATGACAAAGTTGAAGACTCATTAGAAATTAATAAAGAATTTGAAAGAATAAAATTTGTAAACAAATTTATTGACGATAAAAAGTTATCTACACCCGAATACTTTTATAACATGAGAAATTTTGTCTATGCAAAGACTAATATTTTTATGAAAAAATCTGAGCTTAAATATCAGTCAGATTTGCAAAATACAGTTCAAATTATTTTCTTTGATTCATTAATTGGTAAATCTAAATCATACGCAATAGCTGATTGGCTTATAAATGATTTTAATTTTAATATTTATGACACAATAATCTATGATAGATTTAAAAAAGAAATTAAAGATTCACTTGCGTTAAAGGTTGTTAAAAAAAGTTACGACAAATATGTATTAAAACAACAACTTATAAACAAACCACTGAATGAAGAATTCAATAAAACCGAATTAGAAGATGATAAAGGAAATCTAATATTATTTGAGGATATGATAAAGAAGTACAAGGGGAAACTTGTTTATTTAGATATTTGGAGTTTGGGCTGCGGTCCTTGTATTGCAAATATGCCAAGATCAAAAGAATTAAAAGAAAAGTTGAAAAATTACCCAATTGAATTTGTATACCTTACCACAGATAATAAGTTTGATACTCTTTGGCAAGAAGTATATAAAGTTTCACTAACAAATGAAAATCATTATAGACTTGTAAAAGGTTTTGATTCAAGAATATTAAAATTTCTAAATATAAATTGGGTTCCTAATTATATGTTAATTGATAAAGACAATAAGTTAATAAGTTTTAATGCTTTAGGACCACATGATGCAAAATGCGAGGAAGAAATAAGAAAATATCTAAATTAA
- a CDS encoding SdpI family protein, translating to MEISFLISGFVGIIMIALSIPLILQKVKINHWYGIRLPETMKDEKIWFETNKFGGKYLFNIGASIVVISIVLYFQKIIPDIYAFIFITIFIYVSVIGFAIKSSKLATTISKKKNKTVLE from the coding sequence ATGGAAATATCATTTCTAATTTCTGGCTTTGTTGGAATTATAATGATTGCACTATCAATTCCATTAATATTGCAAAAAGTAAAAATTAATCATTGGTACGGAATAAGATTACCAGAAACGATGAAAGATGAAAAAATTTGGTTTGAAACTAACAAATTTGGTGGAAAATACTTATTTAATATTGGTGCTAGCATTGTAGTTATAAGTATTGTTTTATATTTCCAAAAAATAATTCCAGATATTTATGCTTTTATATTTATTACAATATTTATATACGTAAGTGTAATTGGCTTCGCAATAAAATCGAGTAAATTGGCAACAACAATATCAAAAAAGAAAAACAAAACTGTTTTAGAGTAA
- a CDS encoding DUF3021 family protein, which yields MRLSKIIRYLFLTLYGIITLLFFGSAIRLILNYYLQFSPDKISVELEATLLFSFISIVIGLIFAVLFYLFYKEKKETLILFSIIFFVCFVFFITNIFSADWSNNKEVIFIIGVIFFPSLNLIYLIKHFTNFKLKKLLKKYA from the coding sequence ATGAGATTAAGTAAAATAATTCGATATTTATTTTTAACCCTATATGGAATTATTACTCTTCTATTTTTTGGTTCAGCTATAAGATTAATATTAAATTATTACTTGCAGTTTTCACCTGATAAAATTTCAGTCGAACTTGAAGCAACTTTATTATTCTCATTTATTTCAATAGTGATAGGTTTAATATTTGCTGTTCTATTTTATTTGTTCTACAAAGAAAAGAAGGAAACTTTAATTTTATTTTCTATAATCTTTTTTGTTTGTTTTGTTTTCTTTATAACTAATATATTTTCTGCAGATTGGAGCAACAATAAAGAAGTAATATTTATTATTGGAGTTATCTTCTTTCCATCCTTAAATCTAATTTATCTAATTAAACACTTCACAAATTTTAAGTTAAAAAAATTATTAAAAAAATATGCATAA
- a CDS encoding class I SAM-dependent methyltransferase, with amino-acid sequence MFSELEKINLRPKPFEFYTADELWTDEHTSKKMLEFHLNEDINVSSRNLNFIVHSVNWITSSFVINSHFSICDFGCGPGLYTTLFAEKGAKVTGIDFSKRSIEYAKKVAEEKCFEIDYVNQNYLLYETDKRFDLITMIMCDYCALSPDQREIMLQKFFKILKPEGSILLDVYTLELFKKRLEQTVYGINLLNGFWSSEKYYGFLNTFKYEEEKVILDKFTIIEKNRNRNIYNWLQYFNIESISKEFERNKLIIENLYSDVAGSTYDLKSDEIAIVAKKAI; translated from the coding sequence ATGTTTAGTGAATTAGAGAAAATTAACTTACGACCGAAACCATTTGAATTTTATACTGCAGATGAGTTGTGGACTGATGAACATACATCGAAAAAGATGTTAGAATTTCATCTTAATGAAGATATAAATGTTTCTTCTCGAAATCTAAATTTTATTGTCCATTCTGTAAATTGGATTACATCAAGTTTTGTTATAAATAGCCATTTTAGTATATGTGATTTTGGTTGTGGACCGGGATTATATACAACTCTTTTTGCTGAAAAGGGAGCAAAAGTAACAGGTATAGATTTTTCAAAAAGATCTATTGAATATGCAAAGAAAGTAGCAGAGGAAAAGTGTTTTGAAATCGACTATGTAAACCAAAATTATCTTTTATATGAAACAGACAAAAGATTTGATTTAATTACAATGATAATGTGTGACTATTGTGCTTTAAGTCCTGATCAAAGAGAAATAATGCTTCAAAAATTCTTTAAAATCTTAAAACCAGAAGGTTCAATTCTTCTTGATGTATACACTTTAGAATTATTCAAAAAAAGGTTGGAACAAACAGTATATGGAATTAATTTACTTAATGGATTTTGGTCAAGTGAAAAATATTATGGATTCCTAAACACATTTAAATATGAAGAAGAGAAAGTTATTCTTGATAAATTTACGATAATAGAAAAGAATAGAAATCGTAACATTTATAATTGGTTACAATATTTTAATATTGAATCGATATCAAAAGAATTTGAAAGAAATAAATTAATAATTGAGAATTTATATTCGGATGTTGCTGGTAGCACATATGATTTGAAAAGTGACGAAATTGCAATTGTTGCAAAGAAGGCTATATAA
- a CDS encoding T9SS type A sorting domain-containing protein, with product MEKLKRIIFIFFITFIYFQINAQNSDLSELIILTDTTEYIRNDSSKSYFAIINNSTEDVYFFICGNIEFEIQKRKDNIWERFGGVICDGFSAYQNIKVEAGKYYSSYFTIFYEPGIYRLVFFYNLDSNIINYDSLKSNEFTVSELSTSIDKEQKNELSISNIYPNPCNPISIIEYSVNKETNIKIEIIDILGRCIKILSETRIVAGNYKLRFSVDDLRSGIYFIKVSSNKFTKIQKLIVLK from the coding sequence ATGGAAAAATTAAAACGTATTATTTTTATATTTTTTATTACATTTATCTATTTTCAAATAAATGCACAAAATTCTGATTTAAGCGAGTTGATTATCTTAACAGATACAACAGAATATATTAGAAATGATTCGTCAAAGAGTTATTTCGCCATAATAAATAATTCTACTGAAGATGTATATTTTTTTATTTGTGGTAATATCGAGTTTGAAATCCAAAAAAGAAAGGATAATATTTGGGAAAGATTTGGTGGAGTTATTTGTGATGGTTTTAGTGCTTATCAAAATATAAAAGTTGAAGCGGGAAAATATTATTCATCATATTTTACAATATTTTATGAACCTGGAATTTACAGATTAGTATTTTTTTACAATTTAGATTCGAATATAATAAATTATGATTCATTAAAATCAAATGAGTTTACAGTTTCTGAATTATCAACATCAATTGATAAAGAACAGAAAAATGAATTAAGTATTAGTAATATTTATCCTAATCCTTGTAATCCAATCTCTATAATTGAATATTCTGTTAACAAAGAAACAAATATAAAAATTGAAATTATTGATATTCTTGGACGTTGTATAAAAATCCTTAGTGAGACAAGAATTGTAGCTGGAAATTATAAATTACGATTTTCTGTAGATGATTTAAGAAGTGGAATTTATTTTATTAAAGTAAGCTCAAATAAGTTTACAAAAATTCAAAAATTAATAGTATTAAAATAA
- a CDS encoding cysteine synthase family protein, whose product MLIVKSVRTDWEIYLKLEYFNPAGSFKDRTARALINAAEKSGKLKKGMTIFESSSGNTAKALAMLSAARGYKFVAIVDNHAPSDKLNAIRAYGGELYFCGDDENSKGGQLVDIRRNLAKKLAKESNGLNLDQYDNPENPKGFYDTLGKEIIKQVPDINYLIGTVGTGSSLSGSGRYIKEHSKAKIIALEPKGSSHFSPHGHGYFISGPGYPVGAVLPKNIDVSLFDKHDYVSDSEAFNTMRFFAHNKGLLFGDSSGMLLYYSMKFIKDKPKSKKIKKMVLIVGDSGESYLSHAFNDSWMIQNELINNQIINDLSKFYI is encoded by the coding sequence ATGCTTATAGTAAAGTCGGTGAGAACTGATTGGGAAATTTATTTAAAATTAGAGTATTTCAATCCAGCAGGCAGTTTTAAGGATAGGACAGCTCGTGCTCTTATTAACGCTGCTGAAAAATCTGGGAAACTAAAAAAGGGAATGACAATTTTTGAATCTTCCTCTGGCAACACCGCTAAAGCTTTAGCTATGCTTTCCGCCGCAAGAGGATATAAATTTGTCGCAATTGTTGATAATCATGCTCCTTCTGATAAATTGAATGCAATTCGCGCATATGGAGGTGAACTTTATTTCTGTGGAGATGACGAAAATAGCAAAGGAGGACAACTTGTTGATATACGTCGAAATTTAGCAAAAAAACTTGCTAAAGAAAGTAATGGATTGAATTTGGATCAATATGACAATCCAGAAAATCCTAAAGGATTCTATGATACTCTTGGAAAAGAAATTATCAAACAAGTACCAGATATAAATTATTTAATTGGAACAGTTGGTACCGGAAGTTCACTTTCTGGATCTGGTCGCTATATTAAAGAACATTCAAAAGCTAAAATTATTGCGTTAGAACCAAAAGGTTCAAGTCATTTTTCTCCTCACGGGCATGGTTACTTTATTTCAGGTCCTGGCTATCCAGTTGGTGCTGTTTTACCTAAAAATATTGATGTCTCTCTTTTCGACAAACATGATTATGTTTCTGATTCAGAAGCATTTAACACAATGCGATTTTTTGCTCATAATAAGGGTTTACTTTTTGGAGATTCGAGTGGAATGCTTCTATATTATTCTATGAAATTTATTAAAGATAAACCCAAATCAAAAAAAATAAAGAAAATGGTTCTCATTGTAGGTGATAGTGGAGAGAGTTATCTATCACATGCTTTTAATGATAGTTGGATGATACAAAATGAGCTTATTAACAATCAGATTATTAATGACTTATCGAAATTTTATATTTAA
- a CDS encoding VOC family protein has translation MNDTIPKVTGIGGIFFFSDNPNETKEWYAKNLGLETNEWGSSFEFRNANRPDEINYLQWSPFKKGSEYFAPSKKEYMINYRVQNIDGLVKKLQANGVTILDKIETFEYGRFVHILDSEGNKLELWEPIDSVFTKMGGKTTK, from the coding sequence ATGAACGACACAATACCAAAAGTAACCGGAATTGGAGGAATATTCTTTTTTTCTGACAATCCAAATGAAACGAAAGAGTGGTATGCTAAGAATTTAGGACTTGAAACCAATGAATGGGGATCAAGTTTTGAATTTAGAAATGCAAACAGACCTGACGAAATTAATTATTTACAGTGGAGTCCTTTTAAGAAAGGTAGTGAATATTTTGCTCCATCAAAAAAGGAATATATGATTAATTATCGAGTTCAGAATATTGATGGTTTAGTAAAAAAGTTACAAGCAAATGGCGTGACCATTCTTGACAAAATCGAAACCTTTGAATACGGGAGATTTGTTCATATTCTGGACTCTGAGGGAAACAAATTAGAACTATGGGAACCAATTGACAGCGTTTTTACGAAAATGGGTGGTAAGACAACCAAATGA